In Ascaphus truei isolate aAscTru1 chromosome 2, aAscTru1.hap1, whole genome shotgun sequence, the genomic stretch TGAGAACCTGAGGAAAAGAAACAACATCTCTGACATTGTCAGTCTCAGGATGTTCTTGAATGATACTCTTTCCACTTTAAACGATACAGATAAAGCAAAGACTCACCTAGCACTCCTTTGGGCTTCACAAGCTAATACATTACCTGCCACATTCTGGTGTGTTTTCAATCTTCTCAGGTAAGAAATAAGAACATTTGCAAATTCCTTTCATGTGCAGTCATTCCCTCTTATGTTTTATTCTGCTTGTTACTTTTCCACAATAGATAAATAATGGGAGACTATACgtgtgtaaaaaatataaaagtgcaaGAGAAACAAGTGATCTTTTTGGCATTGCGAAATGATTACACATAATACCTGTACATAACTGAGGGAAACTAATTAAAAATAGTTCACTGGATTTCACAATTTCTTCTATAATAGGTATCCAATATATTTGTTATTTTCTGTAGTTGTgaaattaaattgtattttgttttgtttttacaggTGTCCACAAGCAATGAAAGCAGCCAGTGAAGAGGTCCACCAAGTCTTGGAAAAGGCTTCTCAGAAAGTCAGCTTTGATGGCAAATACATTTTTCTGAATCGTCATGAACTAGATGACATGCCAATCTTAGGTACGTTCGGTATACACCATAATCCATAATGTTTCAAAATAACAGGGAACGGTTATTGGAACTATAGGGAAATAATACTGATAATAACTGTAGGGTCATGTCAGCATTGGACATCAATGTATTGCCTTTTTCTCTATGTTCTGCGTGTCTTCAATTTTACTGCATCCAATATCTTTGTGATATCTGAAGGAAAGCCTGACACAGTGATATAGATATTGTATTGGTACTGAAGAACCTAAAATATGTCTGTCTCTACTTTGTACAGACAGTATAATTAAAGAAGCAATGAGGCTATCCAGTGCATCCCTCAATATCAGAGTGGCTAAGGAGAACTTTGTTTTACAACTGGATCACAATAAGTCATACAACATCCGGAAAGATGATATTGTCGCAATGTACCCACAGATGGTACATTTGGATCCTAAAATCTATGAAGATCCTTTGGTGAGTAATGACACCTTCTGTTTCTTATATCTCCAAGAGTTAAAATATATTGTGGTCTCCCAAGCTCATGTGTctgaattgttttgtttttttcatgtttCAGGCTTTCAAATATGATCGTTACCTGGAAGAAAATGGAAAAGAAAAGACCAGTTTTTTTCTACACGAACGTAAATTAAAATATTACTACATGCCTTTTGGATCTGGGAAAACCATGTGTCCAGGGCGGCAGTTTGCTGTACATGAGATCAAGCAGTTATTGACTTTGTTGATTTCTTACTTTGAGATGGAGCTCATAGAAAAGAACGTTAAATCCCCACCTCTAGATCAGTCCCGTGCTGGGCTAGGTATCTTACAGCCAAAACATGACATTGATTTCAAATACAGGTTAAAAACTCATTAAACAGGATAGATACCCCATAacatttaaaaatatcctaaaacTGCATCTGCTCATAAATTCATGTAACAATACTATCTGTCCATAGCACAATATGCTCTGCTAACATGCATTAACATGTACCACATAATGTATAATGCTGTTGTTGTCAGCAACCAGAATGGTCAGGTTTTTACTGTAGATCAATGCATTGCTACCCACTGTTCAGCAAAGTGGTTGATAACGAATCTTTCAGCTTTGTAAAGAAATAATGTTCTCAAAAAGAAGACCAGCAGGTGTATGGTTATCCATGATAGCACTATGATAATTAGTGATGAATAACCTGTAAGTGGTTGCTTTTAATTGGgcaatattgtatactgtacttcAGTCTGATACAGATACATGTATCTCAAAAAGTCCACAATGAAATAAGTTGACGTTTGAGAACATACCTCAGTGTCATACTGGGACATATCCACTGCAACTATGCTTTCAAAATCCTCATAACCAGGTTGATCTTTATATGAGCATGTGAAATACCAGTTTTGCACATTTAAATATTTCATTATTTAATAACATCTTGAAAGTCTTTAAAAGTTGGCAACAGACTTCATAATCaggacatatacagtatgttgccaTACTTGTTCTAGTAAATTATTAGAAAGGTAGTGGAATTTCAGGTACTTTTGTGTTTAATGTACTCTCTTTTCGAGCGGCGTAGGATAAACTAAAGTTATTTACTGTAACAGTGAGGAATAAATGCATTGTGTACAGTCTGGAATTAAGAACTTGAGGCCTGCAGGATAACACATGAAAAACATTTTATAGGACAACATGTACTTAAACAGGAAGTAAGGAAACAATGTGAAAGGTCCTGAAAAGCTCTCCAATTATGGTCCCTTCTGTCTAGGCTTATGTATCTACTGTGTAAATTATGTAATTATTTGAAAATTGTTTACTGCAAGATATAATGCAAAAGTTTAGCACTTTAAGTGGCTGTTTATAGTGTTTTAGCTATAATTACATTgtaaatattaatatataattaCTTTCAGCACAACCTTTTATTACAGTACACTTCAGTGTATTCTTCAAATGATTTGTATCAACACTTTCTACACTTATCTACCAGACGCATAAGTGtgctatactgtacaatgttgtattATGTAAATAAACTTTGATTTATAGGTTGACTTTTCAAAATGATCACAGCCCACAGACTTTCATAGCTATACCTATTGCTGTAAacatattatatataatgtagtATTTTATATGTACAAGGACAATGCATATATTTAAACTGTAgttaatgtttgtttttaataacTATGAATTTAtgcttttaataaataaaaacttacatttttCTCGATTTACTTTCTAAAGTCATTAATGTGCCTTGTAAAAAGAACTTTGTTTTGAAAGTACAAAAATggaaccaaaaaaaataaaaaaaaaggtggtACACAGCTTGATGAAGGAAAGTGCTGGAGTGCAAAAGATAAAACTCAATGTATTGGGCACatagcaaaaataaaacaaagagagGGCAAATGGATCCTCTAACATGTTTCCCGCCtatgggcgctttatcaaagactgGTTACCAAACTCAAAATGAATCTTTAAATACCCATCCACTTCAAAGGTACACTACATGTTGATCATTTCGCTGGGAAGTATTGCCTGCAAGCTGTAATTATCAGGGTCAACTCTATAGTGACACCTCTGGTGGCAGACCATGCTAAATCTAAAATCAAAAATCAAATACATagcaaaaattatattaaaactgTTTGGATAAAAACAAGATGCCCTTTCTATTGTACAAACAAACTAGTGTTATCAAtctatattaaaatacattttacccTGAATATTATCGGAATAAACACAGAACTTATGGTAAAGACATGCATGAATCTTCATTACATAGATTTCGAGAAAAAGTTATTGAATGCAGCATAACATGCCCAAATATCATATTGTTGAATTTATATCTGGGTCCTAGACCTTGATAAATAATATTCAATAGGTAACCATCCCTGATGCTTCTAAGCCACGCACAAGAGGGTTGAAGAAATACCGAGAGAGACCAATATTGCCTATCACCACCAAAAGTGGGACCACTCAATAATGGTGATATATAAGGCATACGGACAGTGATAACAGACAAAATTAACAGCTAAATATTGTTTGTCAAAGACATTTATCAAATAAGAAATACGTATTTCTAAGTTTAAAGAAAATGCAGAAACTCCCAGTCCATGTTTATGCCATGAGGCACTAGTATACCCAAGGTGAAGATCCAATACATTTCCCGGCGATTGAGCAAATTCTAGTTATTACCTACTCTTGCTGTAAGCGCACCGTGCTCAATGCCACAAAAAAATGCTGACACCCCCCTGGGGGCACTTGGAAAAGTGTCTAGATactgggtgtcacgggagaccaggtttatcaacacctttttagaccgggatcatatgattgaggtggttaaataaattgtaattatttcaggaaaagacatacgcacaatgtaacacaatttacagggttaacacacttactgggaacggggctaatgaATAAAACTATTCTTTAAACAAAATttacaaaaatgacctctgtaggagccctttccaattaccggtaggtactcactaaagtcctggaactgattttggcatgcaatgccagacgcgaccgctacgttcttcagaagtgagacttagaagaattcttgagtcaaaatctttgaagccggctcacgtctatttagtacagagcatctttgaatttgccgctgatggtttggcgcttgggaTCTGTGCTCCTGATTAGCTGCAAagctccttatgggtttcagtgtcccatttaCAAacatctacagcctatcagagcatgggaatttccctgccagccaatctctgatttgccggtattgtaaagccgggtgggcaccttttctcattctgcaaagaggcatgcgccaacctggtacCTCTGcgtctttgcatactgagcccacacACTGTCCAGGCTCTACAGAGTCTGggatctggcaaatggtggccagatagccctgtgttagcccaggatgtgggtactcaagcagaactgtagtacccctcctgttctaacaccttggcattccTGAGGCTTTGAAGCCCAGACTCcgaacagacccataggcaccaagcttggtagccatctggtcaaAAGAGCTGATACTCTAGTCCACTGTGTCCTGTCTTTTGTGtgataaaatatataagtccctgttctgatGTCAGGGATGGAGCGAGGgtatatattgcctacactcactagcctcattcttggcacactttagaaacaACTTTTAAAACGTTTccacacaagaaatcactctcagctttttcacttagctggagcaccccttgaaccctataccaggttcagggtacctgggcatgcaTCTGAGCATCCcttcttatactagggacccctctttatactagggaccccgtgtatgattgcaggtagacattaaccccttcatgcctgtTTACCGTGTCTGGATGAtactgcagcaggaatcctggcagtGAGTCATACGagtgttttcagagtcagagcttgtctggagcaatgtgcttggctgcatccaagaatctcacttgattcccggatccaactcttggggtatcccataactctggaacctcgaaacatagacacattctgtaaagactttctctggcaaacccaccctgaaacttacagcctagaaatttCCCAGTCCCTGCACCCCAGGAAAgccaaaacacaaataaatctttaatgtcgcataatttgcacactgtcgcagtaatgcatttctgacatctgggtccaagagctgacactctaggacctcaacacacagatcaggggtaaccaagtgggcttaacctttattagtgagcttggttaaccCCCCACCATCACACTGGGTATCTATGATCAGTCTTTTTGATGGAGCGAAGATGCTCCTTTACCCTCAtttttaaaggactgatttctCTCTCAACGTACCTTTTGCCACAACCAcatagcaggaggtatataacataACTGGTGTTGCAGTTCATAAATGTTTGTACCTTATAAGTACATTTCGGAgacattttatcatttttattggATTCACATATGAGTAAATGCTACAGCGTCCACATTTTAATTTGCTCAATCACCTTATATATCACCATTTTTAGGTGGTCCCCTTTTTGTGGTGACTTAGGCAATATTGGTCTCTTTCGTTATTTCTCCAACCCACTTATGTGTGCTTTAGAAGCATTAGAGATGGATAGCTATTGAATATTATTTATCCAGGTCTAGGACCAAGATTTAAATCCAACAATATGAGATTTGGGTATGTTATACTGTATTCAAACTGTTTCTCAATATTTATGTAATTAAGATTCAAGCATGTCTTTTTCCATAGGTTCTGCTTTTACTCTGATGATATTAAAGATAAACTGTATAATAATATAGATTGATTTATAACATTACTTTGTTTTTACAATAGAAAAAACATCTTGTTTTAATCCAAACAGTTTTAACATAATGTTTGATATGTATTTGATTTATGATTTTAGATTTAGCATGGTCCGCCACCGGAGGTGTCACTATAGAGTTGATCCTGATCATTACAGTTTGCAGGCAATAGTTCCCAGCGAAATGATTAACATGTAGCGCACCTTTGAAGTGGACGGGTACTTAAAGCTTCATTATGAGTTTGGTATCcagtctttgataaagcacccataGGCGTGAAATGCGTCAGAGGTTCAATTTGCTctctctttgttttatttttgctatGTGGCCAATTAATTGAGTTTATCTTTTGCACTCTAGCCCTTTCCTTCATCAAGCTGTGTACCacctttttttcaattttttgttTACTGTTTTTCTATTCAACAGACAGCAGCAAGTATTCTAGCGGATATATGATCGGCAAGGTCGTGAGTACTAGATCTTCCCTCATTGTACTGAGGATATTATAGGGGTACTGTGACATACGCAAAAAAACATTGCTTTATTGCATGGTTCTCTCTGGTTGTATGACGGGGCTTCAGGATCATTGGTTACTCGGGGACCACAAGCACCCCACACATGGGATTTATCAGCGCCTTATTTGTATTCAAATGTATTTGGGTAAATTATTGTTCTAATGTATTTGTTAATTACGTTACACTGAGTATTATATCATGACAATTATAGTACTGTTGTGTTTATTATATGTCCCAATTTTGCTAGGTTCTTGCTTACAGAATGTTGGGGACAACATAATTTTCGATAGGGCAGAGCGCAACCCCTCTTTAGGATTACTATTTACACTTAAAAGGTTAAAGGCCATAAACTGTTAACACTATGTGCTTGGAAAATGTAACT encodes the following:
- the CYP7A1 gene encoding cytochrome P450 7A1, whose product is MLTISLIWGLVVALCCFFWLIVGIRRRQPGEPPLENGLIPYLGCALQFGANPLEFLRARQNKFGDIFTCKIAGQFVHFVTDPFSYNSVMRHGRHFNWEKFHFATSAKAFGHSSMDPTDGKTTENVHETFIKTMQGDALGPLITAMMENLQHTMLQPNTSKVNSKDWVIDGLYAFCYRVMFESGYLTIFGKEFTSKDGNNPARQEAQRALILNAIENFKEFDKIFPALVAGLPIHVFKTAYCARENLAKDLLHENLRKRNNISDIVSLRMFLNDTLSTLNDTDKAKTHLALLWASQANTLPATFWCVFNLLRCPQAMKAASEEVHQVLEKASQKVSFDGKYIFLNRHELDDMPILDSIIKEAMRLSSASLNIRVAKENFVLQLDHNKSYNIRKDDIVAMYPQMVHLDPKIYEDPLAFKYDRYLEENGKEKTSFFLHERKLKYYYMPFGSGKTMCPGRQFAVHEIKQLLTLLISYFEMELIEKNVKSPPLDQSRAGLGILQPKHDIDFKYRLKTH